In one Deltaproteobacteria bacterium genomic region, the following are encoded:
- a CDS encoding peptidoglycan DD-metalloendopeptidase family protein has translation MKLTGHMASTLPGGIESLRGRTDREAVKAAAREMESVFAHQMIKAMRSASGGHAGVKGLGGDVYGSLFDMELARILAARGLGLQDLLLRGLGGKTSAVEESAGSPTAVKTISPPEASLPVHGIRREEAAESSKEDKEPIAPAEATVFFPIRNGGRLSSSFGPRKDPFTGGIAFHRGMDIAAPAGTAIYPLKAGTVTFSGREKGYGNVVVIDHGDGFVTKYAHNRVNRVEAGDRVGPDTILAEVGETGRSTGPHLHFEVLYEGKNLRPEAVLARAVKGQG, from the coding sequence TTGCGGGGCAGGACCGATCGGGAGGCCGTCAAGGCTGCGGCACGGGAGATGGAATCCGTTTTCGCCCACCAGATGATCAAGGCGATGCGGTCGGCGTCGGGCGGACATGCCGGCGTGAAGGGGTTGGGCGGCGACGTTTACGGCAGCCTGTTCGACATGGAGCTTGCCAGGATCCTCGCCGCGCGGGGGCTCGGCCTGCAGGATCTGCTGCTGCGGGGGCTCGGCGGCAAAACATCCGCCGTGGAGGAGAGCGCCGGCAGTCCGACGGCGGTAAAGACCATCAGCCCGCCGGAGGCTTCCCTGCCCGTTCACGGGATACGCAGGGAAGAAGCGGCGGAAAGTAGCAAGGAAGATAAAGAACCCATTGCACCCGCCGAGGCGACCGTCTTCTTCCCCATTCGGAACGGGGGACGCCTAAGCTCCTCCTTCGGTCCGAGGAAGGACCCGTTCACGGGCGGAATCGCTTTCCACCGCGGCATGGACATCGCCGCACCGGCGGGCACGGCGATCTATCCCTTGAAGGCGGGAACAGTGACTTTCAGCGGGCGGGAAAAGGGGTACGGAAACGTCGTCGTCATCGACCACGGCGACGGCTTCGTGACGAAATACGCGCATAACCGGGTCAACCGGGTCGAGGCGGGCGACCGGGTCGGCCCCGATACGATTCTTGCCGAAGTGGGGGAGACGGGGCGTTCCACAGGACCGCACCTGCACTTCGAGGTCCTATACGAAGGGAAAAACCTGCGCCCGGAGGCGGTTTTGGCCCGTGCGGTTAAAGGACAGGGCTGA
- the flgM gene encoding flagellar biosynthesis anti-sigma factor FlgM: MKVSGKKPPGSSGVVRLQKTGTSGPARPAEKPDVADKVDLSGKAREIRELAGIVNSLPEVRTEKVEGIKAKVDSGEYVVDTDKVAEKIIDEIV, translated from the coding sequence ATGAAAGTCAGCGGCAAGAAGCCGCCGGGGAGTTCGGGCGTCGTCCGGCTGCAGAAAACCGGAACGAGCGGCCCCGCCCGCCCGGCGGAAAAGCCGGACGTCGCCGACAAGGTCGACCTCTCCGGCAAAGCCAGGGAAATCAGGGAGCTTGCAGGGATCGTCAACAGTCTCCCCGAGGTAAGGACGGAGAAGGTGGAAGGTATCAAGGCAAAAGTCGACTCGGGGGAATACGTCGTCGACACCGATAAGGTGGCGGAGAAGATCATCGACGAGATCGTATGA
- the flgN gene encoding flagellar export chaperone FlgN, with protein sequence MKPLDDLKNILLEQEKCCKELVCLLQEERTRLVDFDVAGMEEISKGKDTLLLRLRLLEEERIRLTAAHFTGKEGGPGGEITLRSLAERTGDTELAGIRLKLVSLVQSIDDLNGFNRHLIDRSLWNVRVASGFFRSLGGSRSALPGSGSLVSRET encoded by the coding sequence ATGAAACCATTGGACGACCTAAAGAATATCCTCCTGGAGCAGGAGAAATGCTGCAAGGAGCTCGTCTGCCTGCTTCAGGAGGAAAGGACTCGCCTCGTGGACTTCGACGTCGCGGGGATGGAGGAGATCTCGAAGGGAAAGGATACGCTCCTTCTGCGCCTGCGGCTCCTGGAGGAAGAACGCATCCGGCTGACCGCAGCCCATTTCACGGGGAAGGAAGGAGGACCCGGGGGAGAGATAACCCTGCGCAGCCTCGCCGAGCGCACCGGCGATACGGAACTCGCAGGCATCAGGCTCAAGCTCGTCTCGCTCGTCCAGAGCATCGATGACCTTAACGGCTTCAACCGTCACCTGATCGACCGCTCTCTGTGGAACGTCCGTGTGGCATCCGGCTTCTTCCGGTCGCTCGGCGGATCCCGTTCCGCGCTGCCCGGAAGCGGCTCCCTCGTGTCGCGGGAAACGTGA